One window from the genome of Cryptomeria japonica chromosome 6, Sugi_1.0, whole genome shotgun sequence encodes:
- the LOC131051223 gene encoding methylesterase 1, with protein MEAKAKGGAHFVLVHGGCHGAWCWYKLLPLLRNAGHDATAIDLASCGIHSLEAHQIQTWSDINQPLIQLFNSLSPHQKVILVGHSIGGMNLTSMMEQFPDKITAAVFLTAFMPLTGSSIMDMINELNLRIQSWGDTEFTMGENGIPISLKFGPNFSRQMLYQNSPTEDIELGKLLMRKSPIIQGEVVFSEERYGRVPRVYVVAKDDKIIWEELQKKMIAENPPDRVYEMEGSDHSPFFCFPSRLAEILDEISSSYH; from the exons aTGGAGGCAAAGGCAAAGGGAGGGGCACACTTTGTGCTGGTTCATGGAGGATGTCATGGAGCCTGGTGTTGGTATAAACTCCTCCCTCTCCTCAGAAATGCAGGCCATGATGCCACTGCAATAGATCTTGCTTCCTGTGGAATTCACTCACTGGAAGCCCATCAAATTCAAACATGGTCTGACATAAATCAACCCCTTATCCAATTGTTCAACTCTCTTTCTCCCCACCAAAAA GTAATATTGGTGGGTCACAGTATTGGAGGTATGAATTTGACCTCAATGATGGAACAATTTCCAGACAAGATCACAGCTGCTGTGTTTTTGACAGCATTCATGCCTCTCACTGGGAGTTCTATCATGGATATGATAAATGAGCTGAACCTAAGAATTCAATCATGGGGAGACACAGAATTTACAATGGGAGAGAATGGCATCCCAATATCCTTAAAGTTTGGCCCTAATTTCTCAAGGCAAATGTTGTACCAAAATAGCCCAACTGAG GATATTGAGCTGGGGAAGTTGCTTATGAGGAAGTCTCCTATAATCCAAGGAGAGGTGGTGTTTAGTGAGGAGAGATATGGAAGAGTCCCCAGAGTTTATGTGGTGGccaaggatgataaaatcattTGGGAAGAGTTGCAGAAGAAAATGATAGCTGAAAATCCTCCTGATAGAGTGTATGAAATGGAAGGCTCAGATCACAGtccattcttttgttttccttCTCGTTTGGCCGAGATTTTGGATGAGATTTCAAGTAGCTATCActga